Proteins from a genomic interval of Mycolicibacterium grossiae:
- a CDS encoding S15 peptidase family protein: MADAVYVGRVGALAAALGIGVAVWSGGCAVAAADSTGSSGETSSTSAASGTSSGSSESDSTTDAATGTTTSGTASSPSATSPSAISGTATSPSATSPSVASPSTAVGTATGTGGAQTGTHSTTSARDHTAPPRKERRSATTAESTRPTTARTAAGDAQETAPSHVDDPAEPATSAVGEQATAPAPAPVASAVPAVVDPGPAAIPTVTEQPAVAVPKPVDTVTAAPADVPPAAPPAAPLGSPVSWTIAAAARKESLVPGPVALRTTSSTDDAATVQLAAAAVAAAPPVVAVVQTPPLGWLQQIPLIGPVFVTPVVGALHQIPIFGDIIHPFVGYPVQYGAPGAPVSRDVMLTSFDGTQIYVHFMPAKGLQSGQLAPTVFQGPGLGMPGATNLDGTFLDGILTDNLGAVGVGPLRAAGYNVVTWDPRGEYRSGGTLEVDSPDFEARDTSAIISWVATQPEVLLDAPGDPRMGMVGASYGGGIQFVTAAIDHRVDALVPTIAWNTLNSSLYKSEAFKSGWGTLLAAALLLTGARPNAAIYPAAIQGDITGQLTQEQQDLLADRGPDALLGNITAPTLLIQGTVDTLFSLQEAQENALALIANGVPTKVLWFCGGHGVCTNNLFDPTDGQVITEATFAWLARYVKGQTGVSTGPQFEWVDQRGQYYSSTTYPAAPSASIVAASQGGTLPLFPVLGGSGPLLFVLPIGGTRALNALNVNLPAATQTTYVVGAPTLTMTYSGTGTSRHVYAQLVDDATGAVLGNQVTPIPVTLDGQSHTVTIDLEQVAHTLNPGQALTLQLVASTVNYENFGAFGFLDVSSVGVSVPTIADAVPLDRRVPAVVSA, from the coding sequence ATGGCGGACGCGGTGTACGTGGGACGGGTCGGCGCGCTGGCGGCAGCGCTCGGCATCGGTGTGGCGGTGTGGTCCGGCGGGTGTGCTGTCGCCGCGGCCGATTCGACGGGGTCCTCCGGCGAGACGTCCTCGACGAGCGCCGCGTCGGGCACATCGTCTGGGTCGTCGGAGTCGGACTCGACGACCGATGCGGCGACGGGAACCACCACCTCGGGCACCGCGAGTTCACCCTCCGCCACCTCGCCGTCCGCCATTTCGGGCACCGCCACCTCGCCGTCCGCCACCTCGCCATCCGTTGCCTCGCCGTCCACTGCCGTGGGCACCGCAACCGGCACGGGCGGGGCCCAGACGGGTACGCACTCCACCACGTCCGCACGCGACCACACGGCGCCGCCCCGCAAGGAGCGGCGTAGTGCGACGACCGCCGAATCGACGCGGCCCACGACTGCACGGACCGCTGCGGGCGACGCCCAGGAAACCGCCCCCAGCCACGTCGACGATCCAGCCGAGCCCGCCACATCCGCTGTCGGAGAACAGGCGACGGCACCCGCGCCGGCGCCGGTGGCGAGCGCTGTGCCCGCCGTCGTCGATCCCGGACCGGCCGCCATACCCACGGTGACCGAGCAGCCCGCCGTAGCCGTCCCGAAACCGGTCGACACCGTGACGGCGGCGCCCGCGGACGTCCCGCCGGCCGCACCTCCCGCGGCGCCGCTCGGCTCGCCGGTGTCGTGGACGATCGCGGCCGCCGCGCGCAAGGAGTCGTTGGTTCCCGGCCCCGTCGCGCTACGTACCACCTCGTCGACGGACGATGCCGCGACGGTTCAGCTGGCCGCGGCCGCGGTCGCCGCGGCGCCACCGGTCGTGGCCGTCGTCCAGACGCCGCCGCTCGGGTGGCTGCAGCAGATCCCCCTCATCGGGCCCGTCTTCGTGACGCCGGTCGTCGGAGCCCTGCACCAGATTCCGATCTTCGGTGACATCATCCACCCGTTCGTCGGCTACCCGGTGCAGTACGGCGCGCCCGGTGCGCCCGTCTCGCGCGACGTCATGCTGACGTCCTTCGACGGCACGCAGATCTACGTCCACTTCATGCCGGCGAAGGGCTTGCAGTCCGGCCAACTGGCCCCGACGGTCTTCCAGGGCCCCGGCCTCGGCATGCCCGGTGCCACGAACCTCGACGGCACCTTCCTCGACGGAATCCTCACCGACAACCTCGGCGCCGTCGGGGTCGGCCCGCTGCGAGCCGCCGGCTACAACGTGGTGACGTGGGATCCCCGCGGCGAATACCGTTCGGGCGGAACGCTGGAGGTCGACTCCCCCGACTTCGAGGCGCGCGACACCTCGGCCATCATCAGCTGGGTCGCCACCCAGCCCGAGGTGCTGCTCGACGCCCCGGGCGACCCCCGGATGGGCATGGTGGGCGCCTCCTACGGTGGCGGCATCCAGTTCGTCACCGCCGCCATCGACCACCGCGTCGACGCCCTCGTGCCGACCATTGCGTGGAACACCCTGAATTCGTCGCTCTACAAGAGCGAGGCCTTCAAGAGCGGCTGGGGAACGCTGCTCGCCGCGGCTCTCCTGCTGACCGGAGCCCGGCCGAACGCGGCCATCTACCCGGCCGCGATCCAGGGCGACATCACCGGCCAACTGACCCAGGAGCAGCAGGACCTCCTGGCGGATCGCGGGCCGGATGCGTTGTTGGGCAACATCACTGCGCCGACGCTGCTCATCCAGGGGACCGTGGATACGCTGTTCTCCCTGCAGGAGGCGCAGGAGAACGCGCTCGCGCTCATCGCCAACGGCGTGCCCACGAAGGTGCTGTGGTTCTGCGGCGGCCACGGCGTGTGCACCAACAACCTGTTCGATCCGACCGACGGTCAGGTGATCACCGAGGCGACCTTCGCCTGGCTTGCCCGTTACGTCAAGGGCCAGACGGGGGTCTCGACCGGCCCGCAGTTCGAGTGGGTCGACCAACGCGGTCAGTACTACTCGTCGACGACGTATCCCGCCGCGCCCAGCGCGTCGATCGTCGCGGCGAGCCAGGGCGGCACACTGCCCCTGTTCCCGGTCCTGGGCGGTTCCGGCCCGCTGCTGTTCGTGCTGCCGATCGGTGGCACCCGAGCCCTCAACGCCCTGAACGTGAACCTGCCGGCCGCGACGCAGACCACCTACGTGGTCGGCGCACCGACGCTGACGATGACCTACTCGGGGACCGGCACGAGCCGGCACGTCTACGCCCAACTGGTCGACGACGCCACCGGCGCCGTGCTCGGCAACCAGGTGACGCCCATTCCCGTCACCCTCGACGGTCAGAGCCACACCGTCACGATCGATCTGGAGCAGGTGGCACACACGCTCAACCCGGGGCAGGCGCTCACCCTGCAGCTGGTCGCGTCGACGGTCAACTACGAGAACTTCGGTGCCTTCGGGTTCCTCGACGTATCGAGCGTCGGCGTCTCCGTCCCGACGATCGCCGACGCGGTGCCGCTCGACCGCCGCGTCCCGGCAGTGGTGTCGGCGTAA
- a CDS encoding DUF1330 domain-containing protein, producing the protein MSPFSRSDLDRFVAADPHGPVVMLNLLRFAPGGDETYRQYIERFDSSGVGERYGVTIVYGGAGHPSLVAGDGGDWDMVLLVRYPSRRHFVDMIGDPDYQEFEHLRAEAVSTAVLQPTVPAS; encoded by the coding sequence ATGTCCCCATTTTCCCGGTCTGACCTCGACCGTTTCGTCGCCGCCGATCCGCACGGGCCGGTAGTCATGCTGAACCTGCTGCGTTTCGCACCCGGCGGTGACGAGACGTACCGCCAGTACATCGAACGCTTCGACAGCTCCGGGGTAGGCGAGCGCTACGGCGTCACGATCGTCTACGGCGGTGCTGGTCACCCGTCCCTCGTCGCCGGGGACGGCGGCGATTGGGACATGGTGCTGTTGGTGCGCTACCCGAGCCGTCGGCACTTCGTCGACATGATCGGCGACCCGGACTACCAGGAGTTCGAGCACCTGCGTGCCGAGGCCGTGTCGACCGCCGTCCTGCAGCCCACGGTTCCGGCGTCCTGA
- a CDS encoding DUF1942 domain-containing protein, producing the protein MDTKRTAVALAATAVLFGFGAAPSASATTDIQVVGIEEPLRDLNGAEIAYTVSKIMPSGDAVAYPVAGQLWEATVMARSNAGTVLPVVPFFNARAENGANYRVLPQVSTLSAAPLFQGASTEGKLYFDVVGDAPNSVVYNNGAEDLLAWIQVGAPMPGGSGGGGSSGGSTGGGGSQGVQGSTGPNDVSPSTSGGESGNTGEGGTEGGGGNLSSGGGAGAPNGDTGGD; encoded by the coding sequence GTGGACACCAAGAGAACGGCGGTGGCCCTCGCAGCCACCGCGGTGCTGTTCGGCTTCGGCGCCGCGCCGTCGGCATCGGCGACGACTGACATCCAGGTGGTGGGCATCGAGGAGCCGTTGAGGGATCTCAACGGCGCGGAGATCGCCTACACCGTCAGCAAGATCATGCCCAGCGGCGATGCCGTGGCTTACCCGGTCGCCGGTCAGCTGTGGGAGGCGACGGTGATGGCCCGGTCGAACGCAGGCACGGTGCTTCCCGTCGTGCCGTTCTTCAACGCTCGCGCGGAGAACGGTGCGAACTACCGCGTCCTACCGCAGGTGTCGACGCTCAGCGCGGCACCTCTGTTCCAGGGCGCCTCCACGGAGGGCAAGCTCTACTTCGACGTGGTGGGCGACGCGCCGAACAGCGTCGTCTACAACAACGGCGCCGAAGACCTGTTGGCGTGGATTCAGGTTGGCGCGCCGATGCCCGGCGGCTCCGGCGGTGGCGGGTCCAGCGGCGGGTCGACCGGTGGCGGCGGCTCCCAAGGCGTGCAGGGATCGACCGGTCCGAACGACGTCAGCCCGTCCACGTCCGGCGGCGAGTCGGGGAACACGGGCGAAGGCGGTACCGAGGGCGGTGGCGGCAATTTGTCCTCGGGCGGCGGAGCCGGCGCCCCCAACGGTGACACCGGCGGCGACTGA
- a CDS encoding cupin domain-containing protein, whose amino-acid sequence MFTADGTTGALLAELATTPPGPTLDCFGGLIEVLSKADEFWVLRGTVPPGSVVPAHRHPDAEDFLILAGTQQVLVSEGDQMVWRDARAGDYVRVPGRALHAHRNVTDRPAIDLIVTTARLGRFFEEIGRPMTKDHRPPTPEEVAFFAAKSREYGYELASPEENAAYGIHLPFDLP is encoded by the coding sequence GTGTTCACTGCTGACGGAACGACCGGCGCCTTGCTCGCCGAGCTGGCGACGACGCCTCCGGGTCCGACGCTCGACTGCTTCGGTGGCTTGATCGAGGTGTTGAGCAAGGCCGACGAATTCTGGGTGCTGCGTGGGACCGTCCCACCCGGATCGGTCGTACCGGCGCACCGCCACCCGGACGCCGAGGACTTCCTCATCCTCGCCGGAACGCAACAGGTACTCGTTTCCGAGGGAGATCAGATGGTGTGGCGCGACGCGCGCGCCGGGGACTACGTGCGCGTCCCCGGCAGGGCGTTGCACGCGCATCGCAACGTCACCGACCGTCCGGCCATCGACCTGATCGTCACGACGGCACGCCTCGGTCGGTTCTTCGAGGAAATAGGGCGTCCCATGACGAAGGACCACCGCCCGCCGACGCCGGAAGAGGTGGCGTTCTTCGCCGCGAAGAGTCGCGAGTACGGCTACGAACTCGCGTCACCGGAGGAGAACGCCGCCTATGGCATCCATCTGCCCTTCGATCTGCCATAG
- a CDS encoding GGDEF domain-containing protein: MNTWLSEEDHFEWLSIFLRSRGLDAKARLAMATVTGSAALVPLSAMMRRRVPLESVIVGSVGVVVCLFMTWFWLTRWPTRRQSLYSVTLGAVCVSAWSLTEPRAAVAALACMVLAVTGGYIALLHSTRTLAFNVVIAVATACVATYRLAESIDAATAIAAFWLVWLLTIVAPVCIRGALKALRHYATRSDQDPLTGLLNRRAFAAQATRMVLSNPSLSEANPTLHVLMIDLDDFKSVNDTHGHAAGDDVLRRAAQAIVEHTPRQGVTCRAGGEEFLVALRDGPRQGLRLADELCEAIRVSCDGVGASIGVASMAMRDGSFDWTASIDRLVAAADTAMYAAKRAGGNRVHVAEE, from the coding sequence GTGAACACCTGGCTCAGCGAGGAAGACCACTTCGAGTGGCTGAGTATCTTCCTACGGAGTCGCGGCTTGGATGCGAAGGCGCGTCTCGCCATGGCCACCGTGACCGGCTCGGCAGCACTCGTGCCCCTCTCGGCAATGATGCGTCGACGCGTGCCGCTCGAGTCCGTCATCGTCGGTTCGGTCGGCGTCGTCGTCTGCCTGTTCATGACCTGGTTTTGGCTGACGCGGTGGCCGACCCGTCGACAGTCGCTCTACTCCGTGACGCTCGGTGCGGTGTGCGTATCCGCGTGGAGCCTGACCGAGCCGCGGGCCGCGGTCGCCGCCCTCGCCTGCATGGTCCTCGCGGTGACGGGCGGTTACATCGCGCTGCTGCACAGCACTCGGACACTGGCCTTCAACGTGGTGATAGCCGTCGCCACGGCGTGCGTCGCCACCTACCGGCTCGCCGAGTCCATCGATGCGGCGACGGCCATAGCGGCGTTCTGGCTCGTGTGGCTCCTCACCATCGTGGCGCCCGTGTGCATCCGCGGCGCCTTGAAAGCGTTGCGACACTATGCGACGCGGTCCGACCAGGATCCCCTGACGGGTTTACTGAACCGACGCGCGTTCGCTGCCCAGGCCACGCGGATGGTCCTGTCGAATCCGTCTCTGAGCGAGGCGAATCCGACACTGCACGTGCTGATGATCGACCTCGACGATTTCAAGTCCGTGAACGACACCCACGGACATGCCGCCGGTGATGACGTGCTCCGGCGAGCGGCCCAAGCCATCGTCGAACACACGCCGCGGCAGGGTGTTACGTGTCGAGCAGGTGGTGAAGAGTTCTTGGTAGCCCTCCGGGACGGTCCGCGACAGGGCCTTCGACTGGCCGATGAACTGTGCGAGGCAATCCGCGTATCGTGCGACGGCGTCGGAGCGAGCATCGGCGTGGCGTCGATGGCCATGCGCGACGGCTCCTTCGATTGGACGGCCTCCATCGACCGACTCGTGGCCGCCGCGGACACTGCGATGTACGCAGCGAAACGGGCCGGCGGCAACCGCGTTCACGTCGCCGAGGAGTGA
- a CDS encoding GlxA family transcriptional regulator yields the protein MQTREAELDVVIVVFDGVKLLDAVGPAEVFAEANRFGARYRLRFVSPDGNDVSTSVGTRFAVAASVDAITDVDTVLVAGGDGLVGRPIDPALVDAVKALSGRTRRLASICTGAFILAKAGVLDGRRVTTHWRHTRLLANAFPKVHVEPDPIYVDDGNVFTSAGVSAGIDLALGLVERDHGSDLVREVARSLVVYLKRAGGQSQFSVLVESDPPPESALRRVIDAIAADPAATHSVTTLAAHAALSTRQLTRLFHAQLDTTPARYVELVRVDLAKAALDAGHSVGESARLAGFRSPETFRRVFLNHLGVSPKAYRDRFRTAG from the coding sequence GTGCAGACACGGGAGGCGGAGCTCGACGTCGTCATCGTGGTGTTCGACGGCGTGAAGCTGCTCGACGCCGTCGGTCCCGCCGAGGTCTTCGCCGAGGCGAATCGATTCGGCGCGCGGTACCGGCTGCGCTTCGTTTCGCCCGACGGCAACGACGTCTCGACGTCGGTGGGCACGCGTTTCGCCGTGGCCGCGTCCGTCGACGCGATCACCGACGTCGACACCGTCCTGGTGGCCGGCGGGGATGGCCTGGTCGGCCGACCCATCGATCCGGCGCTCGTCGACGCGGTCAAGGCGCTGTCCGGTCGGACCCGCCGATTGGCTTCCATCTGCACCGGGGCGTTCATCCTGGCGAAGGCCGGCGTCCTGGACGGCCGTCGCGTCACCACGCACTGGCGCCATACCCGACTGCTGGCCAACGCCTTTCCCAAGGTGCACGTGGAACCCGACCCCATCTACGTCGATGACGGGAACGTCTTCACCTCGGCCGGGGTGTCCGCGGGTATCGACCTCGCCCTCGGGCTGGTGGAGCGGGACCACGGCAGCGACCTGGTGCGGGAGGTCGCGAGGTCGCTGGTGGTCTATCTCAAGCGCGCGGGCGGCCAATCGCAGTTCTCGGTCCTCGTCGAATCCGATCCCCCGCCGGAATCGGCGTTGCGCCGCGTCATCGACGCGATCGCCGCCGATCCCGCTGCCACGCACAGCGTGACGACGCTCGCCGCGCACGCAGCCCTCAGCACACGGCAGTTGACCCGGCTCTTCCACGCGCAGCTGGACACGACCCCGGCACGCTACGTCGAGCTGGTCCGCGTCGACCTCGCCAAGGCCGCCCTCGACGCCGGGCACAGCGTGGGTGAGAGCGCCCGCCTCGCCGGATTCCGCAGCCCGGAGACCTTTCGACGGGTGTTCCTCAACCACCTCGGCGTGTCCCCGAAGGCGTACCGCGACCGGTTCCGCACGGCAGGCTGA
- a CDS encoding HD domain-containing protein produces MTTQLPHTIAGIAIPDTPLVRATTDYIRQREDDLLFDHSVRVFLFGALQGRRRGIDVDLELLYVGAMFHDLGLTEPFRTESRLRFEVDGANAARDFLLERGVGAADARKVWLGIALHTTPGVPEFLDPETALVTAGVETDVLGIGRGDLPQEALDAVTAAHPRPDFKNRILHAFTEGVKARPGSTFGTVNADVLAHFDPSYTREDFVEIIRSNGWPE; encoded by the coding sequence ATGACCACGCAACTTCCGCACACCATCGCCGGCATCGCGATCCCGGATACGCCGTTGGTACGGGCGACCACGGACTACATCCGGCAGCGCGAGGACGACCTGCTCTTCGACCACTCCGTGCGCGTGTTCCTCTTCGGTGCGTTGCAGGGACGACGCCGCGGCATCGACGTCGACCTCGAATTGCTGTACGTCGGGGCCATGTTCCACGACCTGGGGCTCACTGAACCGTTCCGCACCGAGTCCCGGTTGCGCTTCGAGGTCGACGGCGCGAATGCCGCGCGCGACTTCCTGCTCGAACGGGGCGTCGGCGCCGCCGACGCCCGCAAGGTGTGGCTCGGCATCGCCCTGCACACGACGCCCGGCGTGCCGGAGTTCCTCGACCCGGAGACGGCACTCGTCACTGCGGGCGTGGAGACCGACGTGCTCGGCATCGGTCGGGGCGACCTGCCACAGGAGGCGCTCGACGCGGTGACCGCCGCCCATCCACGTCCGGACTTCAAGAACCGCATCCTGCACGCCTTCACCGAGGGTGTGAAGGCGCGTCCGGGCAGCACGTTCGGCACCGTGAACGCCGACGTCCTCGCACACTTCGACCCGTCGTACACGAGGGAGGACTTCGTCGAGATCATCCGGTCGAACGGCTGGCCGGAGTGA
- a CDS encoding CHASE3 domain-containing protein: MGRSDDVARMSLRWTIWLLVGSIVAIFAVPTAFSLGARLSVARTLTDLNDQVMPARTEVAALTKALVDQETGQRGFLLTGDPSFLQPYDAGRATATPLLASLRSRLSNDDEAARRLEAVAASAERWTTEAAEPEIAARRTGPLPPPATVPTAQSGKQLFDALRTDLAALDTRMGEIVAEHVYDVRTAQRVANVAQYTAIALVLGAIAAAAVLIHRSLTRPVDAVVRDVRAVADGNYDHHIFPRGPREIAVLAEAVEVLRGNLRSSAKRLVDAERRAEQSRMAAKLHDRTIRRVFGLGLDLTSASARGASDMRPLIAATDDIIEDLQRIIFDLDDAHASSRDDGLRSAIIEVVDESAPHLGFAPSLTFVGPVERVRLDPGVDVAVLTVLREAIGAVSLRRATSASVRVAATDEGLALRVTDGGAGPDHEVGREADPDVLAKLERIRSLTTRHGGRLLPPTDSAPGRVLDWEVPATTAESA, from the coding sequence ATGGGGAGATCCGACGACGTCGCGCGCATGTCGCTGCGATGGACGATCTGGCTGTTGGTGGGGTCGATCGTGGCCATCTTCGCGGTGCCGACCGCCTTCTCCCTCGGCGCGCGACTCAGCGTGGCGCGCACTCTCACCGACCTCAACGATCAGGTGATGCCGGCACGGACGGAGGTCGCGGCGTTGACCAAGGCGCTCGTCGACCAGGAGACCGGTCAGCGCGGATTCCTGTTGACCGGCGACCCGTCGTTCCTGCAGCCGTACGACGCCGGGCGCGCGACGGCCACGCCGCTCCTCGCGTCGCTGCGTTCGCGGCTGAGCAACGACGACGAAGCCGCTCGACGGCTCGAGGCCGTCGCGGCGTCCGCCGAGCGCTGGACGACGGAGGCCGCCGAACCGGAGATCGCGGCGCGCCGTACCGGCCCGCTTCCGCCGCCGGCCACGGTTCCGACGGCGCAGTCGGGCAAGCAGCTCTTCGATGCGCTACGCACCGACCTGGCGGCGTTGGACACGCGGATGGGCGAGATCGTCGCCGAACACGTTTACGACGTCAGGACGGCTCAGCGGGTCGCCAACGTCGCCCAGTACACCGCCATCGCCCTGGTCCTCGGCGCCATCGCCGCCGCGGCGGTGCTGATCCATCGCTCGCTCACCCGGCCCGTCGACGCCGTCGTCCGCGACGTCCGCGCGGTCGCCGACGGCAACTACGACCACCACATCTTCCCCCGCGGCCCCCGCGAGATCGCCGTCCTCGCCGAGGCCGTCGAGGTGCTGCGCGGCAATCTGCGCAGCAGCGCCAAGCGCCTCGTCGACGCGGAACGCCGCGCCGAGCAATCGCGCATGGCCGCGAAGCTGCACGACCGCACGATCCGACGGGTCTTCGGACTGGGTCTGGACCTCACGTCGGCGTCTGCGCGCGGAGCCTCGGACATGCGGCCTCTGATCGCCGCGACCGACGACATCATCGAGGACCTGCAGCGCATCATCTTCGATCTCGACGACGCCCACGCGTCCTCACGGGACGACGGGCTGCGGTCCGCGATCATCGAGGTGGTCGACGAGAGCGCGCCGCATCTCGGGTTCGCACCGAGCCTGACGTTCGTCGGGCCGGTCGAGCGGGTGCGCCTCGACCCCGGAGTCGACGTGGCGGTGCTCACCGTGCTGCGGGAGGCCATCGGCGCCGTCTCCTTGCGACGGGCGACCTCGGCGAGCGTCCGCGTGGCCGCCACCGACGAGGGACTGGCCCTTCGGGTCACCGACGGCGGGGCGGGGCCCGACCACGAAGTGGGGCGTGAGGCCGACCCCGACGTGCTCGCGAAGCTCGAACGAATCCGATCGCTTACCACCCGCCACGGCGGACGTCTGCTCCCGCCGACGGACTCGGCTCCCGGCCGCGTCCTCGACTGGGAGGTCCCGGCGACCACCGCCGAGTCGGCGTGA
- a CDS encoding histidine kinase, giving the protein MTGAGTRERLLLQAMRRIRDAAGEHEDAASLARSLCTAALEVFAADGAAVGRLSETTPPSLIIDHLAVEDHAAGGDDAGTAAPVPVHSVRSLIDAIATRRPTKVSDADVPFSSGRALRGPTLVVPLSGAFGTDAAMLVVRAAPFDEHDLTVAAELVAHAEWARSLGDAAQSRRTDVLTDRDRIARDLHDHVIQRVFAVGLGLQSAIGRAPPALGQDLTAYVDDLQEVIHEIRTAIFELHADRPTTTHMQRRIDDAVSSFASARVRTTVDYVGPLVRVAPHLAEHAEAVVRETVSNAVRHGGATDVTVRVTVGRDELEIAVYDDGSGIRAAIDGRGLDNLRQRAEASGGRLFTGDADDGRTLVRWSVPMSG; this is encoded by the coding sequence ATGACTGGAGCCGGCACGCGAGAACGGCTGTTGCTGCAGGCGATGCGGCGCATCCGCGACGCCGCCGGGGAACACGAGGACGCAGCGTCGTTGGCGCGGTCGCTGTGCACGGCAGCTCTCGAGGTGTTCGCAGCGGACGGCGCCGCCGTCGGTCGGCTGTCAGAGACCACCCCGCCGTCGTTGATCATCGACCACCTCGCGGTCGAGGACCACGCCGCCGGAGGCGACGACGCCGGGACGGCGGCGCCCGTGCCGGTGCATTCCGTCCGTTCCCTCATCGACGCGATCGCGACGAGGCGACCCACGAAAGTGAGCGACGCCGACGTCCCGTTTTCCAGTGGTCGAGCGCTGCGCGGACCCACCCTCGTCGTGCCACTGTCGGGCGCGTTCGGCACGGACGCGGCGATGCTAGTGGTCCGTGCCGCCCCCTTCGACGAGCACGACCTCACCGTCGCCGCCGAACTCGTCGCGCACGCCGAATGGGCTCGCTCGCTCGGCGACGCCGCGCAGTCACGGCGCACCGACGTCCTCACCGATCGCGACCGCATCGCCCGGGATCTGCACGACCACGTCATCCAGCGCGTTTTCGCGGTGGGACTGGGACTGCAGTCGGCGATCGGCCGGGCCCCGCCGGCACTCGGTCAGGACCTGACCGCCTACGTCGACGACCTCCAGGAGGTCATTCACGAAATCCGCACGGCTATCTTCGAATTGCACGCCGATCGGCCCACCACCACGCACATGCAGCGACGCATTGACGACGCCGTCTCGTCGTTCGCGAGCGCCCGGGTACGCACCACGGTCGATTACGTGGGACCGCTCGTCAGGGTGGCACCGCACCTCGCCGAGCACGCGGAAGCCGTCGTGCGGGAGACGGTGAGCAACGCCGTGCGTCATGGAGGCGCGACCGACGTGACCGTGCGGGTCACGGTGGGGCGCGACGAGTTGGAGATCGCGGTGTACGACGACGGCAGTGGCATCCGCGCGGCCATCGACGGTCGCGGGCTCGACAACCTCCGTCAACGGGCGGAGGCCTCGGGGGGACGACTCTTCACCGGTGACGCCGACGACGGCCGCACACTCGTGCGGTGGTCGGTGCCGATGAGCGGGTGA
- a CDS encoding response regulator transcription factor: MVRDGGATTVYLVDDHEVVRRGLIDLLSSDADLEVVGEAGTAERALAQVPVVRPDVAVLDVRLPDGNGIELCRELLSRTAGLRCLMLTSYTSDEAMLDAVLAGASGFVIKDIKGMELARAIKDVGAGRSLLDHRATAALMTRVRESVERADPLARLTDQERVLLDLLGEGLSNRQIAARMFLAEKTVKNYVSRLLAKLGMQRRTQAALYVSRLHHEEGDAR, translated from the coding sequence GTGGTTCGAGACGGTGGCGCCACCACGGTGTACCTGGTCGACGATCACGAGGTGGTGCGCCGAGGACTCATCGACTTGTTGAGTTCGGACGCCGATCTCGAGGTCGTCGGCGAGGCAGGCACGGCCGAGCGTGCGCTCGCTCAGGTCCCCGTCGTTCGGCCGGACGTCGCCGTACTCGACGTCCGACTGCCCGACGGCAACGGCATCGAGTTGTGCCGCGAATTGCTCTCGCGCACCGCGGGGCTGCGCTGCTTGATGCTCACCTCCTACACGTCGGATGAGGCCATGCTCGATGCCGTGCTCGCCGGCGCCAGCGGTTTCGTCATCAAGGACATCAAGGGCATGGAACTCGCGCGCGCCATCAAGGACGTCGGCGCCGGACGTTCATTGCTCGACCATCGCGCGACCGCGGCCCTCATGACGCGGGTCCGGGAATCCGTCGAGCGCGCCGACCCCCTCGCGCGCTTGACCGACCAGGAGCGGGTACTGCTAGACCTGCTGGGCGAAGGCCTGAGCAATCGGCAGATCGCCGCCCGGATGTTCCTCGCGGAGAAGACGGTGAAGAACTACGTCTCGCGCCTCCTCGCGAAGCTCGGCATGCAACGCCGCACGCAAGCAGCGCTGTACGTGTCGCGGCTGCACCACGAGGAAGGCGACGCACGATGA
- a CDS encoding PPOX class F420-dependent oxidoreductase: MATDELTDEVVAFLSSGTRTGKIGYVAADGRPLVVPIWFVVENGQLVFNTGADSAKARALHRDPRVVLVVDDERPPYSFVQVQGTVSVGEDPDDLLATATRIAARYMGPERAEEFGRRNAVPGEVVVRIAPTKVIAAFDVAD, from the coding sequence ATGGCCACCGACGAACTGACCGACGAGGTCGTCGCCTTCCTCTCCTCGGGGACTCGCACCGGGAAGATCGGCTACGTTGCCGCCGACGGACGGCCGCTGGTGGTGCCCATCTGGTTCGTCGTCGAGAACGGGCAGCTGGTGTTCAACACCGGCGCCGACTCGGCGAAGGCCCGTGCACTGCACCGGGATCCGCGGGTCGTCCTCGTCGTCGACGACGAGCGGCCGCCGTACTCCTTCGTCCAGGTCCAGGGCACCGTCTCCGTCGGAGAGGATCCCGACGACCTCCTGGCGACCGCCACCCGGATCGCCGCGCGCTACATGGGGCCCGAGCGTGCCGAGGAGTTCGGTCGCCGCAACGCGGTGCCCGGCGAAGTCGTCGTGAGGATCGCCCCCACCAAGGTGATCGCCGCGTTCGACGTCGCCGACTGA